One region of Zingiber officinale cultivar Zhangliang chromosome 7B, Zo_v1.1, whole genome shotgun sequence genomic DNA includes:
- the LOC122003661 gene encoding polyamine oxidase 3-like isoform X1, protein MISSINLDFSASFYQKTEARQSHSPSAIVIGGGFAGIAAAHALKNAAFQVVLLESRDRIGGRVHTNYSFGFPVDMGAAWLHGVCNENPLASWIGRLGLPIYRTSGDNSVLYDHDLESYALFDGDGHQVPQDLVEKVGKVFETILEEANKLRYETNEDMSIEQAIKLVMERHSI, encoded by the exons ATGATTTCCAGCATCAATTTGGATTTTTCTG caTCATTCTATCAGAAGACTGAAGCAAGGCAATCTCACTCTCCTTCTGCCATTGTCATTGGTGGTGGATTTGCAGGGATTGCAGCTGCTCATGCACTGAAAAATGCAGCTTTTCAG GTTGTGCTTTTAGAATCTCGGGATAGAATTGGTGGTCGAGTTCACACTAACTACTCATTTGGTTTTCCTGTTGACATGGGAGCAGCCTG GTTGCATGGTGTCTGCAACGAGAATCCATTGGCATCTTGGATTGGAAGACTTGGTCTACCAATTTATCGAACTTCTGGTGACAATTCTGTCTTGTATGATCATGACTTGGAGAG CTACGCACTCTTTGATGGTGATGGACATCAAGTGCCTCAAGATCTAGTGGAAAAAGTTGGTAAGGTGTTTGAAACCATTCTGGAAGAG GCTAACAAACTCAGGTATGAAACAAATGAAGACATGTCTATAGAACAGGCTATTAAGCTAGTCATGGAGAGGCATTCAATATGA
- the LOC122003661 gene encoding polyamine oxidase 3-like isoform X2, with product MISSINLDFSASFYQKTEARQSHSPSAIVIGGGFAGIAAAHALKNAAFQVVLLESRDRIGGRVHTNYSFGFPVDMGAAWLHGVCNENPLASWIGRLGLPIYRTSGDNSVLYDHDLESYALFDGDGHQVPQDLVEKVGKVFETILEEANKLRWSLKD from the exons ATGATTTCCAGCATCAATTTGGATTTTTCTG caTCATTCTATCAGAAGACTGAAGCAAGGCAATCTCACTCTCCTTCTGCCATTGTCATTGGTGGTGGATTTGCAGGGATTGCAGCTGCTCATGCACTGAAAAATGCAGCTTTTCAG GTTGTGCTTTTAGAATCTCGGGATAGAATTGGTGGTCGAGTTCACACTAACTACTCATTTGGTTTTCCTGTTGACATGGGAGCAGCCTG GTTGCATGGTGTCTGCAACGAGAATCCATTGGCATCTTGGATTGGAAGACTTGGTCTACCAATTTATCGAACTTCTGGTGACAATTCTGTCTTGTATGATCATGACTTGGAGAG CTACGCACTCTTTGATGGTGATGGACATCAAGTGCCTCAAGATCTAGTGGAAAAAGTTGGTAAGGTGTTTGAAACCATTCTGGAAGAG GCTAACAAACTCAG gtggagtttgaaggattag